GGCGAACTGGAGAAGTTGCGCGCGCGGATGGGGTGCGCGGACCGGGACGCCGTGGTGCTGGTGCGCGGGCCGGAGTCGGATACGGAGACGGCGGTCGCGGAGATTGCCGCGCGGTGGGCGGAAGCGACCGGCGGCGTGCCGCATGAAACGCGCCAGCCGTTCGAGAGCGGGCACACCGACTTTGAACGCATCCTCCCCGGCGCGGACCGGATGTACCCGGACACGGACAGCCCGCCGACGCGCGTCACGCGCGAACGAATGCGCGCCGTCGCCGACACGCTGCCGCCGCCCCCGTGGGAGCGGGAAGCGCGGTACGCCGCCCTCGGCGTGCCGGAGAGCACGGTGCGGTATCTACTGCGCCGGGGCGGCGCGGCGCGGGTCGACGCGGCGGTGGCGGCCTGCGGCGGGAACGCGGGCAGCCGGTCGGCGCGCGTGAGTGCCGGGGTGGACGCGGGCGACCCTGCGCGGGCGGCAGCGCGGCGGGCGTGTTTCCTCTTCGGCGAGCGCTGGAAGGGGTGGGCGCGCGCGGGCGTGGATGTGGAGAGCATCGGGGAGACGCGCTGGACGGCGCTCTTTGCGGAGACGGAGCGGCGACCGCTGGCGCGTGAGGCCGTGGGGGCGCTGGTGCGGGTTCTCGCGGGCGATGCGGAATCGACGGTGGCGGACGCGGCGGGTGCGCTGGGGATCGGGGAGGAGCCCGACGGGTGGCGGGAGGCGGTCACGACCGCAGTAGCGGAGCGCCGCGAAGAGCGGCGCGGGCTGGACGCGGCCGCACGCGCGCGGCACCACACGGGGCGCGCACTTCGGGAGTTGCGCGGAAAGGTGCCGGTGGCGGAGGTCGCGGGGGCGGTCGGCCGCGCGCTGGAGCGCGGGGCGCCGGAGGCGGGCCGCGCGAGGACCGGCGGGGGGGCGGCGGCATGACGAAGCCGGACGCGCTGAAAGGATACGGGGGACGCGCACGGGAGAAGCTCACGGAGCTCGGCGTCGGGGTCTGGAGCGAGGTTCGCATCACGAACGACGCGGGCAGCGTCTTCGAGGGCGTCATCCTTCCCCGCAGCGGGAACTTCGACGACCTGCACATCGTGGTGAAACTGACCACCGGATACAATGTCGGCGTCCATGTGGACCGCATCGTCGCGGCGGAGGAACTCGGGCGGAAGGAAGCGGTGTACAAGATCCCCGAGCGCGAGTTTCCCGTGACCGAGAACCTGCCGAGCGTCACGCTGCTCGGCACCGGGGGGACCATCGCGTCCCGGCTGGACTATCGCACCGGAGCCGTCATCCCCGCCTTCACTCCCGGGGAACTGTACGGCGCGGTGCCGGAACTCGCGGATCTCTGCAATCTGACCACCAGGAAGCTCTTCGGCGTGTTCAGCGAGAACATGGGCTGGCAGGAGTATGTGGCGCTGGCCGAGGCGATCGGCGCGGAAATCGAAGCGGGCGTGGACGGGATCGTCATCGGCCACGGTACGGACACGATGGGGCATACGGCATCCGTGCTGACCTTCATGGTGCAGAACAGCCCGGTTCCGATCGTTCTCGTGGGAAGTCAGCGCTCAAGCGATCGCCCAAGCTCCGACGCCGCGCTCAATCTGATCCACGCGGTGCGAGCGGCGGCACACGGAGAGGTCGCCGAAGTTCTCATCTGCATGTTCGGCCCGACCTCCGACCGCTACGGCCTTCTCCATCGCGGAACCCGCTGCCGGAAGATGCACAGTTCCTACCGGAGCGCGTTCCGCACCATCGGCGACATCCCGATCTGCCGGGTCTCCGAAGACTCCTTCGATCTGTTGACGGACGACTTTGCCCGCAGGGACCCCTCGCGGAGCGTTCGGATTGATACGGCGCACGAAGAGCGCGTCACCATCCTCTACTACTATCCCGGCATGAGCCCGGATCTCGTGGACGCCATCGTCGAGAAGGGATACCGGGGGATCGTGATTGCGGGCACCGGGCTGGGCCATGTGAACCGGCCACTCTACCCCGCGCTGGAGCGCGCGGTGGCCGCCGGCGTTCATGTGGTGATGACGGTCCAGACCTTGTGGGGGTACGCGCAGATGTATGTGTACGACACAGGCCGGGATCTTCTCGATCTCGGGGTCGTGCCGCTGGACAACATGCTGCCGGAAACCGCCGTGATGAAACTCGGATGGGCGCTCGGGCACACGGACGACCGCAAGGAAGTGAGCCGCATCATGCGCACCGTCGTGAATCACGAGATCACCCCGCGCGAACCGCACAACGGGTACCTCATCCTCCAGGGCGGCCTCCCGGAGACGCGGGAGTGGGTCTCCGGGCACTGGAAGTAGCACCCCCGGTCATCGGTTGGGCGCGGCACCCTCCACCCGCGCCATCCCCGCCTTCGCGGCACGGGAACGCGGGTCGATCCTGAGCGCTTCCGAATAGTGCCGGCGCGCCGACGCGAAATCTCCGGCTCGTCGGTCGAGATCGCCCAGGTAGGTCGCGGCAACGGCGCGATCGGTGCCGCACGCGTGCGCGTAGTGGAGATCGCGGCGGGCGCTCGCCGGGTCCGCATCCAACAGCATCCTCGCGCGGGCGAGGCGAAGGCGTGCGGAGCGCGGGAAGAGGTCCAGCGCGCGGGTGAGTGTGGCCGCGGCTTCGGATTCGCGTCCGCGTTCGAGTTCCGCGATCGCCGCGCGAACCGCTCCCGCTTCCGAGGGCGGAGCGCGAAACGCCGAGACTTCTCCCGGCGCGGGAAGCGCGGACTCCGGCGGCAGCACAAACCCCCTGAAGACGCACACACCGAGAACCAGAAGCGCCGCGAAGAGAAGCGCGAAGACGCGACGCTCCCGCCCCCGGAGAATCGCGTGCGCGGTCAGTACTCCGCAGGGGACGGCCGCCAGAAGAAGCACCGGGCGCCCCAGCGCGAGCGGCCCGAAGAGATACGCCGAGAGCGCGGCGCCACCGAGGGCGATGCGCGCTCGACGCGCACCGAGAAGGGTGGCGAGTGTCTGAACGCCGCCCTCGCGGTCGCCCTCTTCGTCGGGAAGATCCTTGATGGAGACGACGAGCGCGGAACACAGGAAGAGGAAAGCCGCCACGCCGCCCGGAAACGCCGCGACGGTGTGCCGCCCCGCAAAGACCGAGAACCCCAGATACGCCGAGAGCAGAATGCAGAACGAGATCGCCAGCGCATTCAGCGGAAAGAACCGCTTCATGCGAAACGGGGGCGACGAATACAGGAAGCCGACCGCATGTGCGGTCATCGTGATGAGAAACGGCGCGTAGCCGAGGGTCGCCGCGAACGCAAGCGAGAGAATCCCGGCCGCGGCCGCCGCGACCCGTGCTTCGCCTTCGTCGAGAATCCCGAGAGTGAGGCTGGTGCGTTTTCGGGAGACGAGATCGAGGGGCCGGTCGAAGAGGTCGTTCGTGAGAAGCTGCGACTGAAAGAGGAAGAAGATCGTCGCCAGTACCCCAAGGAGCGCGGGCGCGAGGAAGGGGTCCGCAGCCAACGCGGGATAGTGCGGGCGCAGAAAGACGAAGCCGAGCAGGAGCCCGAAGCCGGTCACGAAGAGATAGAACGCGGTGCGGAACGGACGCGCGGCGATCAGGAGGTCGCCGAGTCGCGTGCGGTGGTGGCGGGCGAGGGCCGCCAGAAGCACCGTGGAGGAAACGAGCAGGTGGAGCAGCGCGTACTTGCCACTGTCGGAGAAGACCAGACCGCCGGGCGTGAAGAGCGCGCTCTCGGGCGCCCCGCCACGCCCCGCGAGAAGTGCGTAGAGCGCGGGGAGAGACCCGGCCGCCAGCGCGGAGAGGTAGACCGCCAGGAAGCCGACGACGGGCGAAAGGCCGCCGGGACGCTTCGCGCGCAGGTACGCAGCCCCCCCGATGCACGCCACGAGGATCTCCACTCGCATTCCGGGGGACACTCCGGGGAGGTCGGCTCCCGGCCAGAAGGTCAGCGCGGCGGCGCGGGCGGCGGCGTGGAGGTCCGGAAAGTAGTGGAGCAAGTACCCGTGCGACCGGATCGCCGCATCCACCAGCGGCGGAATCAGGATGACGGGAGAGCAGAGCAACACGGCCCGGGCGGTGCGGGCCATCGATGTGCGCGCCGACACGGACAGGAATAGCGCGACCAGCGAGAACACGGTCAGGTAGAACGCCGGACCGTGAAGGAAGGTCATCTCGACGGACGCGACCGTCTCCAGGCGAAACCCGAGGGTTTGCGATTCCTCCAGCACACCTTCGGCGATTCCGCGCAGGTAGGTGGCTGCCAGGAAGACGGCGGCGGCTCCCCCCGCCCCGCCGTCTTCCATCCGCGCGATGCACCCCGCGATGCGCGCGCCCGGACTGCGCGTCATGCTCTTCCCGCCCCCGGTTCCGCTAACGGATTCTCACCAGTTTCCGCGGTGCGCTCACGGTGCCGTCCGCGTAATGCACGCGGAAGAAGTACACACCCGACGGCGTGGTCATCCCGTCCGCATCCTGCCCATCCCAGATGAGAAGGTCGCCGCTTCCGGGAAGAGTGCGAACAAGCCGCCCGGAGAGGTCGTAGACTTCCACCGAGCGCACTTCCGAGACGCGGCCCGGTGCGAAGAGCAGCGACACCTCGCCGCCCGACGGGTTCGGCAACACGCGCACGGCGGAATCGGACGAGGGTCCGGTGGCGACACTGCTCGACGACCAGTCCGCCAGCGACGCGGAGAAGTCCACGCGCCCGTGCCCGGTCTCGATGTCGAATCCGGCGGGCGGGATGTCGTAGCAGTGGTCGTAGATCTGGTCGTAGATCTGGGTGGCCGAGTAGGCGGGCGCCACCGACCGGACAAGCGCGCCCAACCCCGCCACGAGCGGCGCCGCGAGCGAGGTACCGGCCGCTCCGGCCAGCATGGGATCCCCCGGGTTGATCGACCCGGACCCGTTCGCGTCCGCGACGCTTGCCACATACACGGACCAGAAGAGTTCCAGCCATGTGGACCCGGAGACATCGCCGCTGGCTGCCACGCAGTCGAGCCAGTTCCCGTGCGTGGTGATGGATGTGCGCGCGGAGTCGTCATGCTTCGCGCCCCCGACGGCACAGCACTCGGAGTACGCCGCGGGATACGACTGCTCGTTCGCCCCGGAGTTTCCGGAGGCGACAAACACCGGAATGCCCGCACTGATCGCCAGTTGAATCTGCGTGCGGACGCTGTTCATGGCCGAGGGGCCACCCAGAGACGAACTGATCACATCGGCTGGCGCACGGCGGGCATACTCGAACGCGGCGGCAATCATCGCTTCGGTGCCCGTTCCCTCCGGCGACATGCAGCGCGCCATCGCGATCTTCGCGCCACCGGCCGCTCCGGCAAAGCTCGTCCCGTTGTTGATGACGCACGCGGCGGCCCCGCTGGTCATGGTGCCGTGCCCCACGCCCGCGTCGGCGTACCCGTCAAGGTTGTTGTCGTCGCCGTCGCCGCAGGACGGGTCCCCGGCGCGCACATCCGGGTCGGAGTCCTCGCTGGGCGATCCCCACAGGTCGCCGACCCAGTTTCCCGCGAAGTCATACCCGTGCATGTCGTCGACATATCCGTTTCCGTCATCGTCGACGCCGTTGCCCGGCACCTCGCCCGGATTGGTCCAGATGTTGTCGGCAAGATCGGGGTGGTCGAGATCGAGCCCGGAGTCGGTCAGGACGATCAGCGTGTTCTCTCCGGTCGTGGCGGTCCACG
Above is a genomic segment from Gemmatimonadota bacterium containing:
- a CDS encoding UbiA family prenyltransferase, whose protein sequence is MTRSPGARIAGCIARMEDGGAGGAAAVFLAATYLRGIAEGVLEESQTLGFRLETVASVEMTFLHGPAFYLTVFSLVALFLSVSARTSMARTARAVLLCSPVILIPPLVDAAIRSHGYLLHYFPDLHAAARAAALTFWPGADLPGVSPGMRVEILVACIGGAAYLRAKRPGGLSPVVGFLAVYLSALAAGSLPALYALLAGRGGAPESALFTPGGLVFSDSGKYALLHLLVSSTVLLAALARHHRTRLGDLLIAARPFRTAFYLFVTGFGLLLGFVFLRPHYPALAADPFLAPALLGVLATIFFLFQSQLLTNDLFDRPLDLVSRKRTSLTLGILDEGEARVAAAAAGILSLAFAATLGYAPFLITMTAHAVGFLYSSPPFRMKRFFPLNALAISFCILLSAYLGFSVFAGRHTVAAFPGGVAAFLFLCSALVVSIKDLPDEEGDREGGVQTLATLLGARRARIALGGAALSAYLFGPLALGRPVLLLAAVPCGVLTAHAILRGRERRVFALLFAALLVLGVCVFRGFVLPPESALPAPGEVSAFRAPPSEAGAVRAAIAELERGRESEAAATLTRALDLFPRSARLRLARARMLLDADPASARRDLHYAHACGTDRAVAATYLGDLDRRAGDFASARRHYSEALRIDPRSRAAKAGMARVEGAAPNR
- the gatD gene encoding Glu-tRNA(Gln) amidotransferase subunit GatD, with the translated sequence MTKPDALKGYGGRAREKLTELGVGVWSEVRITNDAGSVFEGVILPRSGNFDDLHIVVKLTTGYNVGVHVDRIVAAEELGRKEAVYKIPEREFPVTENLPSVTLLGTGGTIASRLDYRTGAVIPAFTPGELYGAVPELADLCNLTTRKLFGVFSENMGWQEYVALAEAIGAEIEAGVDGIVIGHGTDTMGHTASVLTFMVQNSPVPIVLVGSQRSSDRPSSDAALNLIHAVRAAAHGEVAEVLICMFGPTSDRYGLLHRGTRCRKMHSSYRSAFRTIGDIPICRVSEDSFDLLTDDFARRDPSRSVRIDTAHEERVTILYYYPGMSPDLVDAIVEKGYRGIVIAGTGLGHVNRPLYPALERAVAAGVHVVMTVQTLWGYAQMYVYDTGRDLLDLGVVPLDNMLPETAVMKLGWALGHTDDRKEVSRIMRTVVNHEITPREPHNGYLILQGGLPETREWVSGHWK
- a CDS encoding S8 family peptidase, which codes for MRRAWFAFGMLSMAAVTAASTAIATDLPVRSPLPVFVAPDEPQFMLNQILVKFDSGITRTEAADFCMNRGATMHRVGRDLGYDVVEFPMIHSPDAGRAARDAGDHETCRRMLEEARAHVLDTVAAYESSGLVEWARPNHLFSCLMTPNDPYYTWPASWPNDSAPDQYWMIQVNPEDAWTATTGENTLIVLTDSGLDLDHPDLADNIWTNPGEVPGNGVDDDGNGYVDDMHGYDFAGNWVGDLWGSPSEDSDPDVRAGDPSCGDGDDNNLDGYADAGVGHGTMTSGAAACVINNGTSFAGAAGGAKIAMARCMSPEGTGTEAMIAAAFEYARRAPADVISSSLGGPSAMNSVRTQIQLAISAGIPVFVASGNSGANEQSYPAAYSECCAVGGAKHDDSARTSITTHGNWLDCVAASGDVSGSTWLELFWSVYVASVADANGSGSINPGDPMLAGAAGTSLAAPLVAGLGALVRSVAPAYSATQIYDQIYDHCYDIPPAGFDIETGHGRVDFSASLADWSSSSVATGPSSDSAVRVLPNPSGGEVSLLFAPGRVSEVRSVEVYDLSGRLVRTLPGSGDLLIWDGQDADGMTTPSGVYFFRVHYADGTVSAPRKLVRIR